Proteins from a single region of Flavobacterium sp. YJ01:
- a CDS encoding plasmid mobilization relaxosome protein MobC, with amino-acid sequence MKDEKKNRNRWLHLRLSEQEYKILQKYFAESLCPKLSDFARKNLLQKPVVLKYRNESLDDLISELTRLRTDLNPIGNNFNQAVKKLHSLSQTSDFKMWILGFETDKKILFNSIEDIRMTIRNLAEKWLQS; translated from the coding sequence ATGAAAGACGAGAAAAAAAACAGAAACAGATGGCTCCATCTCAGGCTCAGTGAGCAGGAATATAAGATCCTTCAGAAATATTTTGCAGAGTCTCTGTGCCCAAAACTGAGTGATTTTGCCCGAAAAAATCTGCTTCAAAAACCTGTTGTTTTAAAATACAGAAACGAATCTCTTGATGATTTAATATCCGAATTAACAAGGCTCAGAACAGATCTGAATCCCATTGGAAACAATTTTAATCAGGCAGTGAAAAAACTGCACTCGCTTTCACAGACTTCTGATTTCAAAATGTGGATTCTGGGTTTTGAAACAGATAAAAAAATACTGTTCAATTCTATTGAAGATATTAGAATGACTATCCGAAATCTTGCTGAAAAATGGTTGCAGTCATAA
- a CDS encoding relaxase/mobilization nuclease domain-containing protein, producing the protein MVAVINTGSSVRNIFNYNENKMEAGKAELIGEGNYPAAASELHKESRLKLLLKQLELNTNVKRGSVHISLNFDSSESNISKSKLMEIAQSYMEKIGFGFQPYLVYQHHDAGHPHIHIVSVKVKSDGKRIDMQNIGRNQSETARKEIEKAFNLVPALGRQQEKILNIKPAQGSVLKYGKAETKKAIAAVLNAVIPNYKYTTIGELNAVLNLYNVTAVQGSKDSRMFLHKGLAYQILNDKRQPVGVPLKASSFYMKPTLAYLEIKFAANKIGRNSHLKRVKNAVDLAFIQNRIKSVSDLDRILIRDGIKTAERRNEQEILYGLTYIDHKTKCVFNGSSLGKTYSASGIEERCGVKDFNTGRNAVKILEDNTLKNKPSQSSFISVGELQKIIDSVLQPEFSADFVPSQLKRRKKRKKGKGH; encoded by the coding sequence ATGGTTGCAGTCATAAACACGGGATCATCAGTCAGAAACATCTTCAATTATAATGAAAATAAGATGGAAGCAGGAAAAGCAGAACTCATAGGAGAAGGAAATTATCCTGCAGCAGCCTCTGAACTTCACAAAGAATCAAGGCTTAAACTTCTTTTAAAACAGCTGGAATTAAATACAAATGTCAAGCGCGGAAGTGTGCACATATCACTAAATTTCGATTCCTCTGAAAGCAATATTTCAAAGAGTAAGCTGATGGAAATTGCACAATCTTATATGGAAAAAATCGGGTTTGGATTTCAGCCGTATCTGGTCTACCAGCATCATGATGCGGGACATCCGCACATCCATATAGTGTCTGTAAAAGTGAAGTCCGACGGAAAGAGAATTGACATGCAGAACATAGGCAGGAACCAGTCTGAAACAGCCCGTAAAGAAATTGAAAAGGCATTCAATCTGGTTCCTGCACTGGGCAGACAACAGGAAAAAATACTAAATATAAAACCTGCGCAAGGCAGTGTTTTAAAGTATGGAAAAGCTGAAACTAAAAAAGCAATTGCTGCTGTATTAAACGCAGTAATTCCTAATTATAAATATACCACAATAGGAGAATTAAATGCAGTCTTGAATCTCTACAATGTTACCGCCGTGCAGGGAAGTAAAGATTCAAGAATGTTTCTCCATAAAGGTCTGGCGTACCAGATTCTGAACGATAAGAGACAGCCTGTGGGTGTTCCCTTAAAAGCCAGCAGCTTTTACATGAAACCTACCCTTGCTTATCTCGAAATAAAATTTGCGGCAAATAAGATTGGGAGAAATTCCCATTTAAAGAGAGTAAAAAATGCGGTTGATCTCGCCTTTATACAGAACAGGATAAAGTCAGTTTCTGATCTCGACAGAATTCTTATTCGAGATGGAATTAAAACTGCTGAACGAAGAAATGAACAGGAGATCCTTTATGGCTTAACCTACATAGACCATAAAACAAAATGTGTATTTAACGGAAGCTCTCTAGGAAAAACTTACTCAGCTTCTGGCATAGAAGAACGCTGCGGTGTCAAAGATTTTAACACTGGCAGAAACGCCGTTAAAATTCTTGAGGATAATACATTAAAAAATAAACCATCTCAGTCTTCATTTATTTCTGTTGGCGAGCTGCAGAAAATAATTGATTCGGTGCTCCAGCCCGAGTTTTCTGCTGATTTTGTTCCCTCTCAGCTGAAAAGAAGAAAGAAACGAAAAAAAGGAAAAGGGCATTAA